Within Mongoliitalea daihaiensis, the genomic segment AGTCCAAGGAGCGAGTGGCAGGTATTCGCTACCATGCCCTTTACGAATATCAGCCCTACCGGTCTCCTATTGCTTTTGGCTTTACGGCCTCCTTGATGGAGTCTGATGCAGCTTATACACGTCCTAATGGAGAGTTTAATGAACGCATGCGCATCATTCCGGTTGCCTTTGCGCCCAAGTTGATGTTCAGTGAATACGACTCCAAAGCTTTTGTAAAAGCCATGATCGGTGCCCAACAAACCAGGTCTACTGTCACTGCTGATAACTTTAATCGACAAAGGCAAGAGTACGGTTTCTATGGAGGTGTCGGGGCAGGGGTTGAATTGGGAATTACCAGTTTTCTGTTTGCTATTTTGGAATACGAACTCAGCGTAGTCGGATCCAGGCTCGTCAATAATCCAGTGATCCATTCTGCTCAGGTAGCCATTGGTATCAAATTCAATTGATCGTGAACTGTATCTTCGGTGCAGATGTTTGTTAATCAATCTTATGCTTATGAACACTCTTAAAAAATCCTTCATAGTCCTTGCTTGCATGATGCTTTCCACTGGTTTGCTCTTAGCTCAAGACCAAATCGAGTGGTTGACTTTTGAGGAA encodes:
- a CDS encoding outer membrane beta-barrel protein; this encodes MDLSMVRVFAVLFFLLAIQAQAQEVKFGLGVGQALIKGEQSKERVAGIRYHALYEYQPYRSPIAFGFTASLMESDAAYTRPNGEFNERMRIIPVAFAPKLMFSEYDSKAFVKAMIGAQQTRSTVTADNFNRQRQEYGFYGGVGAGVELGITSFLFAILEYELSVVGSRLVNNPVIHSAQVAIGIKFN